One genomic region from Leishmania braziliensis MHOM/BR/75/M2904 complete genome, chromosome 35 encodes:
- a CDS encoding putative glycerol kinase, glycosomal, protein MPYVASIDQGTTSSRCIIFDEKFSILSEHQLAHEQITPQPGWLEHDPEEIYRNCCLCLAEAVKKLRAKDPKFDKVSAIGITNQRETGVAWDRQTGKPLCNAIVWSDARTYEVSNRIAKDFGGGDHNFAAHITGLPVSTYFTAFKFRWMLENVPAVAAARKSNMLLLGTIESWLLWKLSEGKVFVTDVSNASRTFLMNLSTQQWCDELCEKLDIPRTALPAIRSNSERYCDVTANDYGIRDALGVPTPVAGCIGDQQSALFGHMGLHKGDAKNTYGTGCFMLMNVGTEPQFSKNGLLGTIAYKLGTESAKFALEGSIAGAGATMEWMRSNLNFYSHPREIDNIARQVSGTDGVVFVPAFGGLLAPYWDPTARGTLLGMTYKTNKSHIIRAALEAISMQVNAVLLAMKEDSGVEIKCLRVDGGLTRSRLLMEMQADILGVDLYVPRLTETTALGAALCAGLAVGVWKSVKEIQKTAKEQLSGETVSPTMTDKQVRKARLEAWNAAVKRSKWAKL, encoded by the coding sequence ATGCCATACGTTGCTTCTATTGACCAgggcaccacctccagccgGTGCATCATCTTCGATGAAAAGTTTTCCATTCTCTCGGAACACCAGCTTGCCCACGAGCAGATCACACCACAGCCTGGGTGGCTGGAGCACGACCCGGAGGAAATCTACAGGaactgctgcctctgcctcgcaGAGGCGGTGAAGAAGCTGCGCGCAAAGGACCCCAAGTTTGACAAGGTGTCAGCCATAGGGATCACAAACCAGCGTGAGACGGGTGTCGCCTGGGACCGCCAGACTGGGAAGCCGCTCTGCAACGCCATCGTGTGGAGTGACGCGCGTACCTATGAGGTGAGCAACCGCATTGCGAAGGATTTTGGTGGCGGCGACCACAACTTCGCCGCCCATATCACTGGTCTGCCGGTCAGCACCTACTTCACTGCCTTCAAGTTCCGCTGGATGCTGGAAAATGTGCCGGCCGTAGCCGCCGCGCGCAAGAGCAACATGCTCCTCCTTGGCACCATCGAGTCATGGCTTCTGTGGAAGCTGAGTGAGGGCAAGGTGTTTGTGACGGATGTGTCGAATGCCAGCCGCACCTTCCTCATGAATCTGAGCACACAGCAGTGGTGCGACGAGCTCTGCGAGAAGCTTGACATTCCGCGCACGGCACTGCCGGCGAttcgcagcaacagcgagcgATACTGCGATGTCACGGCCAACGACTACGGCATCCGTGACGCGCTCGGCGTGCCGACGCCCGTGGCGGGCTGCATTGGTGATCAGCAGAGCGCCTTATTTGGCCACATGGGTTTGCACAAGGGTGATGCCAAGAACACGTATGGAACGGGCTGCTTCATGCTCATGAACGTGGGAACAGAGCCGCAGTTCTCGAAGAATGGTCTGCTCGGCACTATCGCCTACAAACTGGGCACGGAGTCGGCCAAATTTGCCCTGGAGGGCTCCATtgccggcgccggtgccacgATGGAGTGGATGCGGTCAAACCTCAACTTCTACAGTCACCCGAGGGAGATCGATAACATCGCCCGCCAAGTAAGCGGCACCGACGGAGTCGTGTTTGTGCCGGCCTTTGGCGGGCTTCTCGCCCCTTACTGGGACCCGACAGCTCGTGGCACCCTTTTGGGCATGACATACAAAACAAACAAGTCTCACATCATCCGCGCCGCCCTCGAGGCCATCTCGATGCAGGTAAACGCAGTGCTGCTCGCTATGAAAGAGGACAGCGGCGTTGAGATCAAGTGCCTGCGCGTTGACGGGGGCCTCACGCGTAGCCGCTTGCTCATGGAGATGCAGGCCGATATACTGGGTGTGGATCTTTACGTGCCGCGTCTCACCGAGACCACCGCCCTTGGCGCCGCCCTTTGCGCTGGTCTGGCCGTCGGCGTGTGGAAGTCTGTCAAGGAGATCCAGAAGACGGCCAAGGAGCAGCTGAGTGGTGAAACGGTGAGTCCGACCATGACCGATAAGCAGGTGCGCAAGGCACGCCTGGAGGCCTGGAACGCTGCCGTGAAGCGGTCGAAGTGGGCGAAGTTATAA